One genomic window of Desulfobacterales bacterium includes the following:
- a CDS encoding C39 family peptidase produces the protein MNIINILIIASILLLGCSSDEKATAIQPYEVINKDPTAFFVPQYVATCGATSFYMIFKYYSDHLYQDGYFYKKNCNSIVPLCENIPEPGGITPETCKITKSSKIWKWITTTDVELLWSDLVHGAEDLYYKNQGVCDRYYNIVEYNSEEIGYDKNNPEAQVNTKKRELLNYFTENFLKKNKPILIHIKRVVVAGHYVVIIGYDKKNKKVYYVNPNKEDDDPVIQEVNDEEFIMQKWYITDNEVDGRWDGKWLGFYHE, from the coding sequence ATGAATATTATAAATATATTAATAATCGCATCTATCCTTTTATTGGGATGCAGTTCAGATGAAAAAGCTACCGCTATTCAACCTTATGAAGTTATAAATAAAGACCCAACTGCCTTTTTTGTTCCGCAGTATGTTGCCACATGTGGTGCAACTTCATTTTATATGATTTTTAAATACTATTCAGATCATTTATATCAAGATGGTTATTTTTATAAAAAAAATTGTAACAGCATAGTCCCACTTTGCGAAAATATACCAGAACCAGGAGGCATAACTCCAGAAACATGTAAAATAACTAAATCATCAAAAATATGGAAATGGATTACGACTACTGATGTAGAATTACTTTGGAGTGATTTAGTTCATGGGGCTGAAGATTTATATTATAAAAATCAAGGTGTTTGCGATAGATATTATAATATTGTTGAGTATAATTCTGAAGAAATTGGATATGATAAAAATAATCCAGAAGCACAGGTAAATACAAAAAAACGTGAACTATTGAATTATTTTACTGAGAATTTTCTTAAAAAGAATAAGCCTATTCTTATTCATATAAAACGTGTTGTAGTCGCAGGTCATTATGTTGTAATAATTGGATATGACAAAAAGAATAAAAAAGTTTACTATGTTAATCCAAATAAGGAAGACGATGATCCAGTTATACAAGAGGTTAATGATGAAGAATTCATAATGCAAAAATGGTATATAACTGATAATGAAGTTGATGGGCGATGGGATGGAAAGTGGTTAGGATTTTATCATGAGTAA